In Chelmon rostratus isolate fCheRos1 chromosome 9, fCheRos1.pri, whole genome shotgun sequence, the following proteins share a genomic window:
- the si:dkey-237j10.2 gene encoding uncharacterized protein si:dkey-237j10.2: MLAEGFLRLLRYREERKLASASKLKRSQTRTHCMDPINCIPSDSDSDSSERQTDSAEAGPNQEELDPTQFEGLKVMPHGSAGLSIPGVTPVLTLDSDYAGCLDDCSLLEQYPDLQVADSGRISHNPLRAIIAQHGLVSEAARQPEWAAQQEPQGKTVSSIPDQGYLVMGPSLSISLDLPGSVLEPMSNSVLNGLLDKQLEEVYMQHLTDNLARCNSHLGNSLLHGLVPPPKPSSQLQGLDSLEASLEEGTRGDSGKKISYLNTQNLVPCSSNFSSPVLRISDADNTHLQ; this comes from the exons ATGTTGGCGGAAGGTTTTCTCAGATTGCTGCGTtacagggaggagagaaagctaGCCTCTGCTTCCAAGCTGAAGAGGTCGCAGACACGCACTCATTGTATGGATCCGATCAACTGTATtccctctgactctgactctgactcttcAGAGCGACAGACAGACTCAGCTGAAGCGG GTCCAAACCAGGAAGAACTGGACCCTACCCAATTCGAGGGACTGAAAGTGATGCCTCATGGTTCTGCAGGCCTCTCAATCCCTGGGGTCACACCTGTCCTCACCTTGGACTCTGACTATGCAGGTTGCTTAGACGACTGCAGCCTCCTGGAGCAGTATCCAGACCTGCAGGTGGCCGACTCAGGCCGCATCTCACACAACCCACTGAGAGCCATCATCGCCCAGCATGGTTTGGTCTCTGAAGCTGCCCGTCAGCCAGAGTGGGCAGCCCAACAGGAGCCGCAAGGCAAGACTGTTTCATCGATACCAGACCAGGGTTATCTGGTCATGGGGCCCAGTTTGAGCATCAGCTTGGATCTGCCTGGATCAGTGTTGGAGCCTATGTCTAACTCGGTGCTGAATGGGCTGCTGgacaaacagctggaggaggtaTACATGCAACATCTGACTGACAACTTGGCTCGATGTAACTCCCACCTGGGGAACAGCCTCCTCCACGGCCTGGTGCCTCCGCCGAAGCCCAGCAGCCAGCTGCAGGGGCTTGACTCGCTGGAGGCCAGCCTGGAGGAGGGAACAAGAGGTGACAGTGGCAAGAAGATTAGTTATCTGAACACCCAGAACTTGGTCCCCTGCTCATCCAACTTCAGCTCCCCTGTGCTGAGGATTTCAGACGCTGACAATACTCATCTGCAATGA
- the LOC121611899 gene encoding transmembrane protein 182-like translates to MAAVKRLLIAALVGGMFGVVGTLCFFIAFGTDYWLMAMDDCGPYTWPTQTTVSDANGTEIRVVKAVTAPPSSLTLHHEGFFWRCVFQVEPTAHAALATLFTNQPESKVCVHGYLFPLPVALGQVPHPSYDTTAVFRGFWTVLIILGLVAALTGGFLLVCGVPFISHKLYKLGGALLITAACLFLSMLLLYVLWMEVVEVKRYVLQERGEACPHAQVSVLYGLSFMVAAAGVPLELISGLVFMLVGRGLRASN, encoded by the exons ATGGCTGCAGTTAAGAGGCTGCTGATCGCGGCCTTGGTTGGGGGGATGTTTGGGGTAGTAGGGACTCTGTGTTTCTTCATAGCTTTTGGTACAGACTACTGGCTGATGGCCATGGACGACTGTGGGCCGTATACATGGCCGACGCAAACAACAGTGTCAGATGCCAATGGGACTGAG ATCCGGGTCGTGAAAGCCGTCACCGCTCCTCCTTCGTCTCTCACTCTGCACCACGAGGGCTTCTTCTGGCGATGCGTGTTTCAGGTGGAGCCCACAGCGCACGCAGCCCTGGCCACGCTCTTCA CAAACCAGCCAGAGTCCAAGGTCTGTGTCCATGGTTACCTCTTCCCGCTGCCTGTCGCACTCGGACAGGTGCCTCATCCCAGTTATGATACTACAGCAG TGTTTCGGGGTTTCTGGACCGTGCTGATAATCCTTGGCCTGGTCGCAGCTCTAACTGGAGGCTTCCTCTTGGTCTGTGGCGTCCCCTTCATCAGCCACAAGCTGTACAAGCTGGGCGGCGCTCTCCTCATCACAGCTG CCTGCTTGTTCCTGTCCATGCTGCTGCTCTACGTCCTCTGGATGGAGGTGGTAGAGGTAAAGCGCTACGTGCTgcaggagaggggagaggcCTGTCCACACGCCCAGGTTTCAGTGCTCTACGGCCTGTCGTTCATGGTGGCAGCTGCCGGCGTGCCCCTGGAGCTCATCTCTGGGCTGGTCTTCATGCTGGTGGGCCGTGGCTTGCGTGCCAGCAACTGA
- the LOC121611317 gene encoding sodium/hydrogen exchanger 2-like, with protein MAALWKPSLLLSACLFGPLCLALTPPAELPQPHNLPPLLGFNSSDGSPSVDLPMALRVFSVDYHHVQAPFEIVLWIMLASLAKLGFHWSGRVPAVVPESCLLIMVGLLVGGVIYGVRHSAPPTLSADAFFLFLLPPIVLDAGYFLPGRLFFENLGTILWYAVLGTLWNVLGIGLSLYGVCLLAQSSLGDISLLHCLLFGSLIAAVDPVAVLSVFQEMHVNEQLHILVFGESLLNDAVTVVLYKLFESFLRLPSVSGLDVLLGGCRVVVVGLGGLFVGLFFGLVAALTSRFTSRAQVIAPLFVFLYSYLSYLTSEMLHLSGIMAIVTCAVTMKQYVEANVSERSKTSIQYFLKMWSSVSETLIFIFLGVSTIQDVHMWSWPFVCSTLLLCLIWRATGVLLLTAVVNKLRRNAVTFRDQFIIAYGGLRGAICFSLVFLIDDFPKKRLFITTTIVVILFTVFVQGMTIKPLVELLDVKRKKRALPTVSEEIHSRLIDHLLAGIEDVVGYWGQHYWKDKFEQFNRKYLRRFLIREDHQARSSILRVYQELERREQRGDEEAPPLVDPRSHSRPLLPEEMDSIRRILSRNLQNFSSKQTPAYSRHTLHQDATTDKTRKPLHRHHSLGERYTYNTITHWPQGEDGEFNASRRVRAGLSRSHTVCSISPRPILQDPSASAQTGPADPKSSAAGEDQVSPQHQAPAGRAPKKQLSFVLENEKQQ; from the exons ATGGCTGCTCTGTGGAagccctctctgctgctctctgcctgcctgttcGGGCCTCTGTGTTTGGCCCTGACCCCACCTGCTGAGCTCCCTCAGCCCCACAACCTGCCCCCCTTGCTGGGCTTCAACAGCAGCGATGGCAGCCCGTCTGTGGATCTGCCCATGGCTTTGAGGGTTTTCAGCGTGGACTACCACCATGTGCAGGCTCCCTTTGAGATTGTACTGTGGATCATGCTGGCCTCACTGGCCAAGCTGG GTTTCCACTGGTCAGGTCGAGTCCCCGCAGTCGTCCCAGAGAGCTGCCTCCTCATCATGGTGGGCCTCCTGGTCGGAGGGGTGATCTATGGCGTCCGCCACTCTGCTCCCCCGACTCTCAGTGCCGatgctttcttcctcttcctgctcccgCCTATCGTGCTGGACGCAGGGTATTTCCTGCCGGGGAGGCTGTTCTTTGAAAACCTCGGCACCATTCTCTG GTATGCAGTGCTGGGAACCTTATGGAACGTGTTGGGCATCGGCCTGTCTCTGTatggtgtgtgtctgctggctcAGAGCTCTCTGGGAGAcatctctctgctccactgCCTGCTGTTCGGCTCCCTGATCGCCGCCGTCGACCCCGTGGCCGTGCTCTCCGTCTTCCAGGAGATGCACGTTAACGAACAGCTTCATATCTTGGTGTTCGGAGAGTCGCTGCTCAATGACGCCGTTACTGTG GTGCTCTACAAGCTGTTTGAGTCCTTCCTCCGTCTGCCGTCAGTGTCGGGGCTGGACGTGCTGCTGGGGGGctgcagggtggtggtggtgggccTTGGCGGCCTGTTTGTTGGCCTCTTCTTTGGCCTGGTGGCTGCCCTCACCTCACGGTTCACCTCCAGAGCCCAGGTCATTGCCCcgctctttgtcttcctctacTCCTACTTGTCCTACCTGACCTCGGAGATGCTTCACCTCTCTGGTATCATGGC CATTGTGACCTGTGCTGTGACCATGAAGCAGTATGTGGAGGCTAACGTGTCCGAGCGCAGCAAGACGAGCATCCAGTACTTCCTGAAGATGTGGAGCAGCGTGAGTGAaaccctcatcttcatcttcctggGCGTGTCCACAATACAGGATGTCCATATGTGGAGCTGGCCCTTCGTCTGCTCcaccctgctgctctgtctcatcTGGAGGGCCACGG GTGTTCTCCTGCTGACTGCTGTGGTGAACAAGCTCCGGAGAAATGCTGTGACCTTTCGAGACCAGTTCATCATTGCCTACGGAGGCCTGAGAGGGGCAATCTGTTTCTCCCTCGTCTTCCTGATTGACGACTTCCCAAAGAAAAGACTCTTCATCACAACAACTATTGTGGTCATCCTCTTCACCGTCTTTGTACAG GGGATGACCATCAAGCCtttggtggagctgctggatgtgaagaggaagaagagagctCTGCCCACTGTCAGTGAGGAGATCCACAGCAGG CTCATTGATCACCTGCTGGCAGGAATAGAGGATGTGGTTGGCTACTGGGGGCAACACTACTGGAAAGACAA gttTGAGCAGTTCAACAGGAAGTACCTTCGTCGTTTCCTGATCCGTGAGGATCACCAGGCTCGCTCCAGCATCCTCAGGGTTTATCAGGAGCTGGAGAGAAGGGAGCAGAGGGGAGACGAGGAGGCGCCACCACT GGTGGACCCTCGCTCCCACAGCCGTCCCCTCCTACCAGAGGAGATGGACAGCATCAGGCGAATTCTCTCCAGAAACCTTCAAAACTTCAGCAGTAAG CAGACACCAGCCTACAGCAGACACACTTTGCACCAGGACGCCACCACGGACAAAACAAGGAAACCTCTCCACAGACACCACAGTCTGGGAGAGAGATACACGTATAATACAATCACTCACTGGCCACAG GGGGAGGATGGTGAGTTCAATGCCTCTCGCAGAGTGAGAGCAGGACTCAGCAGGTCTCACACAG tttgCTCCATAAGCCCGAGGCCCATCCTTCAGGACCCGTCGGCCTCAGCTCAGACAGGGCCAGCGGATCCAAAGTCTTCCGCCGCTGGAGAGGACCAGGTCTCGCCACAACACCAGGCACCTGCGGGAAGAGCCCCAAAGAAACAACTGAGCTTTGTTCTGGAGAACGAGAAGCAGCAATGA